A window from Nothobranchius furzeri strain GRZ-AD chromosome 17, NfurGRZ-RIMD1, whole genome shotgun sequence encodes these proteins:
- the LOC107396387 gene encoding hyaluronan and proteoglycan link protein 1: protein MMSLLCITVISLTLAGRAVSETTSPYSILRVKAELGGNITLPCSLLPDSSIFGSFKVKWIKVGADETLNEDVLMSMGLHKRTYGSFEGRIFLQELDNHDASLVINDVSMEDMGKYRCEIMDGVEDVIQDVILEVENGLSGGVVFPYSPPIGRYNLNFDDAVQACADQGAEVASFEQLFAAWKSGLDWCNAGWLSDGTVQYPITKPREPCGGSNNKPGLRSYGRRNKQMNRFDVFCYVPDLKGHFYWLVQPERLTFDEAVQACINDNAEIATVSQMFAAWKLEAYDRCDAGWLADGSIRYPISRPRKNCSPTEAAVRFIGFPNKNVKSYGVYCFKAEQQE, encoded by the exons TCAAGGCTGAACTAGGTGGTAACATCACCCTGCCCTGCAGTCTCCTGCCAGACAGCTCCATCTTTGGGAGTTTCAAGGTGAAATGGATCAAAGTGGGAGCCGACGAAACCCTGAACGAGGACGTTTTGATGTCAATGGGACTCCACAAGAGGACTTACGGAAGCTTCGAGGGTCGCATCTTTCTGCAGGAGTTAGACAACCATGATGCCTCCTTGGTAATAAATGATGTCTCCATGGAGGACATGGGAAAATACCGCTGTGAGATAATGGATGGCGTGGAAGATGTCATTCAAGATGTCATCTTAGAGGTGGAAAATGGTCTTTCTGGTG GGGTTGTGTTCCCATACTCTCCTCCTATTGGCCGCTACAACCTGAACTTTGATGATGCTGTGCAGGCCTGTGCCGATCAGGGCGCAGAAGTTGCTTCCTTTGAGCAGCTGTTTGCAGCCTGGAAGAGTGGTCTGGACTGGTGCAATGCTGGCTGGCTGAGTGATGGTACAGTGCAGTATCCCATCACCAAACCCAGAGAGCCGTGCGGTGGCTCCAACAACAAACCTGGTCTCAGAAGCTATGGGCGTCGAAACAAGCAGATGAACCGCTTTGATGTGTTCTGCTATGTTCCTGATCTTAAGG GTCATTTCTACTGGCTGGTGCAACCAGAGAGGTTAACCTTTGATGAAGCTGTCCAGGCGTGCATAAACGACAATGCAGAGATCGCCACAGTGAGCCAGATGTTTGCAGCCTGGAAGCTCGAGGCCTACGATCGCTGCGACGCTGGCTGGTTGGCAGATGGAAGCATCCGGTACCCCATTTCCAGGCCCCGCAAGAACTGCAGCCCCACAGAAGCTGCAGTTCGCTTCATTGGATTTCCAAACAAAAACGTCAAGTCTTATGGCGTCTACTGCTTTAAAGCTGAGCAGCAAGAGTAA